Genomic DNA from Setaria italica strain Yugu1 chromosome V, Setaria_italica_v2.0, whole genome shotgun sequence:
AttatagattgaccctcagcctgattcttcgattcaacctaaggctcaggagctactccatatggagtgcgactttcatcgcacttccatataaaattcaacatTGAAGGATTGCGACTGAGTTAAATAaagcttgagcacattctagtcGCATGGTAGTTTTTGAATatctttgaagattcaactagATGAAGTGCTCGAAGAGCacaaaaactagtcggtgaagtctatAAGAGTACCTGGAActactgcatttgactaaaaagtacttagaggcttgtcgtacatacatctatggcccactagaaggtttggacagtcctaaatatggggctagacaccaagatgcatctgacatggagaccatggcgcagaacgatgtagtctacatggaaagataggaactagtcgagcaTTAGAAAAGTActtgttgtaataagagtagaactcctctagtcgtatccaacTAGTATTTTTGTAACCAAcggacctgtaaccctgcccctgaCAATATATGGCGAGGCAGGAATGCCCTCCAAAGcgattcaatccaaccaacagaTATGACGTatggtattacacaatctagcggcccgaacctgtctataATCGTTTGTCTGCATTTAcgttcgagttcctgatctcgacgagagccccactaaccaaaacactacctcgggtaccccatCGATATGTTGCCGGGTTTAAATAGTGActccttctttttcttaaaaaagtaATTATTGGGGAAAGGATACTATTTTTCATGAACTCTCTCGATAGTTGAATTGGACGAACAGGGATATGGTAGCCATCGTTGAAGATTGTGGTCGAGGCATAGAAAATTGACCATCCGTACCGATATGCATTGCAGGAGTAAAAAGGAAATCCTACCACCATGTGCACGTGTTCTATTTCTTATTCTCAAGTTTTGCGCAAGGAAAAGTGGTATCGTGTAAAACTAGTGCTTTATCCCCATACAAAACTAGACTATTTATTATGAAAGTTCTAGTCGATTTGATGCATTTTTTAGCAGAAACGAAAGTTTCCATTAACCATGAACCGAGGTATCCTCGGTAAGCAAGTTCATAACACAAGTCGGAAGATCATCTACTAAGGGATTCTCTCTACCGAGGAAGAACGACCATAGATTGGCCAAAGCATGAGCTACCATGTGATCTGTGGATCACAGGACCCATTTCTGTTCTCTCAAAAAAGCACGAGGATAATGATTTCTTTTCTAAAAGCAAGATAGAAAACAACATGCGCTTGGGTTTATTTGTTGACTGTGTGCTCTAGTAATAACTATACGGGGGTTGGTCCGCTTAGATAGCGATTGCTAATGTGCATTAGCTTCTATATATGCAGGCTCGTGTAGTGCAATTCACTTATGTTTGGAAGTCTGCACAACGAGTTAGCTAGAGGTTTGGGCTATGAAAAAGGCCGATCCGGCCTAGTTAGCTGGAAATGGAAATTAATCTCATTTTCGCTTATGCAGCCTGGCTAGCGCCGAGCGGGTTCGAGTTCGTTGTTCTGCTCATCTACGCTACTCTACCTCACCAACCTCCTCACGCTGCGCTCGAGAAGGGGATCCCGACTTTCCATTACGCACGGCCTCCCGAGCGTTTATGTGTTAGGATCTGTTTATTTGAACTGcaatttttgatttttttaaacctGTTATTGGCTTTTTAGTTCTGAAAAATCGaacactagcttttagaagaCCTAACTTTCTAAGCTCAGAAAGTTATGAAAAATTAACAAAACTAAGATTTTCATCTTTCCATATAAACTTagcttttctgagcttctagcttttcaGAAGCTACATGAGAAATTTACTATTTATTTAAGCTTATAGATTTTCACGCTAAGAAGCATGCAGGAAAATCAAACAAATAGGCCCTTAAGTGGACCTCTTTCCCCTACCCTTTCACTGACACCTTCCGCCCGAAAATCGTATCCATCTTTCGAAAGAACATCTATAACCACAAGAACCCAATAAAACTATTTATATaaactatctcaacattttttaagTAAAAAATTAGTAaatgtaaaaaaatgttgagaaaaAATTATCAGTAAAAAAGTTGATGTACATAAAAAATTATTGAGTACTTCTTCCGTTTCAAAAAGAATACAACTCTTGCATTCTGCAAAGTCaatcaattttaaatttaaccaaatttatacaaaatagtactaacatttatagtacaaaataaatattaatagattaatcatctaatatatttttatactaaatctatttgaaGATGTGAATAttagtattttttataaatttggttaaatttgAAAACTGTTTGATTCCTCGAGAGGAGTGAGGGAGTAACAATGTCGATGAATGTAAAAAAtttaagaaaaaagagaagacGTGTGAGCCCCCGCCCTCCGCCTCGGCCGCACCTCCCTGCGGACGCCGCCTCCCGTGCCTCCCTCGGCCGGTGCCTCCGTGGCCTCCGCGCGGCCGCCTCCGTGGCCTCCGCCTGCATCCTTACCCTCCGTCGGCCCCCGTCCATCCCCCACCGgtccgccgcctccctgccgTCCCTGCTCAGATCCCGGCCGTCCGTGCCCCTGCAGCGTCCAAGGCGGCGCCCGTCCGGCCTTCTGGTCGCTGGAAGGCCACGGCCTGCTCCTCCAGGTGACGCCCTCCCTCCGCGCCTGCCTCTGTCCCTGTCCTCCCCAAAAGCAAGGTAAAAATGCTATCAGTAGCTCTTGGTTGAATTGCTGTCAGTAGCTCTTGGTTTAATTGCTGTCAGTAGCTCTTGGTTTAACTGATGTCCCTGTCCTCTGTTCAAATGGATAGATGCATACTAGAACCTCTTGGTTTCATTACTGCTCTACATTCAAATGGATAGTTGCATAGTAGTACTTGATTTATACTGCTCTACATTCAAAGGCAAAATGGATAGTTTCATTACTGTAATCATATTTTAGATGGAAAAGCAGACGAAGGTTGTGGCAAAATGGATTCATTTGCCGCGAAGGCTTTCAATGACATTTGTGTGGCGCAGGGTGTTCGGCCAGCCAGCGGCCGTGTGTGGGCGCGTGAGCACCGGGCCGGAAGGCCACCAGCGAGTTGCGTGCTGCGAAGTACAAGTATGTGCAGATCCAGCCGTTCAGCGGTCTAGGGACGAAACAATCAACAGCAAGCACTAGTCACCAGGTATAAAAATTCAATTTCCAACCTGTAATTAGCAAATCTTTTGATAATTGATACTGTTGTTTTTAGCATTTTGTTAAGGATTTAGAAGCAGATTGATGGATTGTCATTTGTCAAGAACTAACATGTTGAAAAGAACACTGCTCACATATTTTTCATGTTCAATAAATACTAGTGGTACTCCAACTCAACACATTGATCTGCACAAGTCAACCAACGAAGCCTAGGGCAGAGTTTTGTCCATGGAATATAATTACTGATCCAGAAAAATCTCAAAACCAATTGATGATTATCCACCTGGAATTAGAGATAAAGAGGTCATATGTTTTGAGAGTTCCAACTCAGCCTATTTATCATACACTTCCTCCTAAATGGCAAAGCCCACAGGCTCATCTTTGTCCTTTCATCAGAGTCGCAGTACAATACATGATGATGCCCGATTCCTGCCCTGCGGCCTCTGCCACTGTACACCCTCCTGTCTGCCCTGCGGGTGCCGCAGGTACACGTTGCTGCATTCTCCTCCCATCTTTCTCAAGTGAGATACTAGTGCATCTTTCGGGCAGGTGGATCGCAAGGACTGGTGCGGCCACGGGTGGTGCTATTCGGCGATTCCATCACCGAGCAGTCCTTCCGCCCCGGTGGCTGGGGCGCTGCACTTGTTGACACGTACTCTCGAAAGGTGTATTCAATATTTGACTGTATACGCCATGTTGGTTTTCCTCCCATCAAGAGGGCTTTTACCCACATTGCTTCTTCGGTGCATTTGTAAATCTTACTATATCCCAATGTTTGGATGCTTGGATAATTGTGATTTTCTTTGTACCAGGCTGATGTAGTTGTCAGAGGTTACAGTGGATACAACACAAGATGGGCGCTTTTCTTGATAGATCACATCTTTCCACTGGTAAGACACTTCCCCCATCCTGATTATTGTAACTGGTGTTCATGCACGTTGTGTGATCAAGCTAGTATTCTGGCACACAGATTGATATGCTGCAAATTCTTGCAGGTTGGTATTGCACCACCTCTTGCAACCACTATATTCTTTGGTGCAAATGACGCGGCCCTTTTAGGAAGAACTAGTGAGCGACAACATGTCCCAGTTTCAGAGTATAAAGAGAATCTCAAAAAGATTGTTAATCATTTGAAGGTACTTGTTTTTATAATCCTAAATGATTAATGTTTTTGTTATGGGCTGTTGGCTAGGCCCGACACGGGCTTATTGGGCCTCTTTAGGTTTAGTGTTAGAAATAGAATTAGAGATATCTTGCTTAGTGGTCAAGTAAGCCTCTCCTTATAAAGAGAGATGTATCAATTAAAGGAATCAAGTAAGAATTATTATGAGAGATCCTCATCTACCTCCGGGCGTTGAGATTGGGCGCAGCCATCGCCAGCGTGCCCGATCTCAAGTGTTCGGTTCAGTGTCCGTTTATCCCTTGTAATCCCTAATCCCTACCATTCTGCACGGCTCCCCGATCAAGGCCGTGACAATTGATATCAGCTTGCCGGTGATCCCATCCCATGGCCTCTGATATTGATGATCCATCAGCTTTATGTGCCAACATGCTGGCTGGCTGTGCAAGGATCCAAGCATTGCTCGAGGAGTTAAAGGAGAGCTTGCAGCGTAAGGAGGTGGCGGAACGGCTACAGGCAGCGAGGCGTCAGGCATGAGCAGCACGAGCATCACCACTTGCTGCAGCAACGGCACTGGTGGCGGAACAGCAACCACAAAACAGCGTTTACGTGGATTAGCTTGAGTGCAATGCGACTGCAACGGCTGCCGGTTCAATGTCCGCGCAACTCCGTGGCCACCTGAGCACCACACTGCATCAGCCGCTGGTTTGTGCTCCACATGGTATCTCTATGGCCTGATTCGCCTGCAATGAGTCCCCCGTTGCTTCCGCTACGGCCTCAGTGCATGTTGTGCCATGTGCAATGATGTTAGGAGATGGCTGCCATGCAAGCACGTGTTTGTGCAATGGAATCTACAGGCCTGTGTATTTTCCTTGGGAATCAGGAGTGGTGTTTGCTGCTTGCGAGTTGTTTCCGCTATCAGATTCCTGCGGGCATGAATCCCTACAAGTTTTTGTGATTAACAGATGCATGCATGACAGGCCTGGAGTCCATCTGTGCCTATCTCTTCAAGCTTCTGGATGGGGTCCACCTTCAACTAGAGACGTGGCATAGATAAATAGTTGGGATTTAACtagtactctctccgtcccaaaatactattcgttttggcttttctacgtacataacttttgctatgtatctagacaagGTAtacatctaggtgcatatcaaaagctatgtacctagaaaagccaaaacgaatagtaatttgggatggagggagtattttagTTAATAATAGAGGAATAAGCTGAGATGTAAAGGCTTGTTTCTAGGTCATAGGTTTGTGTTGAGTCATCGTCGTTATGCTGCAGCTTGAGGACAAGCTGCTCTAAAAGGGAGGGAGTAGTGCCATGGGCGGTCGGCTGGGCTGACGCCGGGCTTATTGGGCATCCATTAGGTTagggttagagatagaattagaGATATCTTGCTTAGTGGTCAAGTAAGCCTCTCCATATAAAGAGATGTAGCAATTAAAGGAATCAAGTAAGAATTATCAGGAGAGATCCTCATCTACTTCCGGGCCTTGAGATTGGGCGCACCTGTCGCCGGCGTGCCTGATCTCAAGTGTCTGGTTCAGGGTCCATTTATCCCTCGTAATCCTTAATCCCTCCCGTTCTGCATGGCTCCCTGATCAAGGCCGTGACAATTTTTATCATGGCATATATGATGGATACGCTGGTATCCTTTTTGTTTGAAAACTATACAGCGGGGGAGACCCCCACTGTGGTATAAATATATTaaaagggaaaggaaaaaaCTGTACATGGACAGGAGTCCAAAGGGCACTGCAGCgcccaaaaagaaaaagatgtcaGGAAGACCTCTAGGAAGCTAAGAGCTAGGGCTAAATCTGTACATTGTTGACCCAGTTAAGAAAGCTCTGTTTTTTGTTTTCCCTGATTCTGTGAGCTTGAAGTCTTGCCTGATCTATAAAATTGGACATCCAATCTCGGACTGCTGGTCTTTTTCCTTCAAAGATGagattattcctttgtttgcAAATGTGCCAAGTGGCTATTATGAATACCTCCATGAAGAACCAGTGATGGAACTCCTGTTGGGCTCTCTTCATCATTTGGAAGAAGTTAAGATTTTTTCTCCATTCAGTACCAATGACTTGCCAGCAGGATCTGCTAAAGTTACAtgagaagaaaagatgaaagcagTCTCCTCCATATTGCCATTGCATAACACACAGTTGTAATTGTTGCCTTCAATGTTGAAATGTCTCCTCCTTAGAAGGTTCCTGGTGTTCAGCCTATCCATGAGTAAAAGCCATGAGAATGTTCTGAGTTTGTTACTACATCTTGACATCCAAATCCATAAGAAAGGTGGTGGAGGTCTGATGTTTTTGAAGGGTAGGTTGTAGAATTGTTTGGATGAGTAATTACTGGATGCCCACACATATTGCCAACAGTCTTTTCCATTTTCTTGTACTTGTAGTCCTTGGATGATTGCCTGTAACTCTTGGAACTCCTGAAATGCCTCGGCTGAGAGAGGGATGTGAAATTGTTCTTGTATATCATTATTCTGGAGAAACTTGGCCACTGaaatgtttttgttttttgcaaAGCTATATAGTCTTGGGAATGACTCTTTTAGCAGTCTGTTGTTCCATGTATCTTCCCAGAAAAGAATACTTTGTCCATCTCCCATGGTACAAGTAGCAACTCCTCTAAAAAGATCACACAACTTTAGCAAATCCTTCCACCAAAATGACCTCTTATCTGCTGCTACATGAGGGACCTCTCCATTGCTGTAATTGACTCCCAGATCAGGCTTACCCAGGGTATATCTTGTAAAATTTGTCGAGATATTTCAGCAGAAGAGCATTGTTTTGATTCCGTAGATTTATTAATCCTATTAGAAGATAATGGATAGATTATTGGGccaaccctagagggtagctatatagatgtcttacatgggcctattgggccataatacacacaatacaccaacactcccccgcagtctgaactaccgacgcagcggagttgcagactggacatgaaaagaaaggcacacacacaagcccccccacagacgcaactagccacaggtgatgttgaggctggagcgaaactcggtgaaggcgggtgacgggaggcccttggtgaagatgtcagcaaactgagaggtggtcgggacgtggaggacccgaacatcgccgatggcgacccgatcccggacgaagtgaaggtcaatctccacatgcttggtccgctggtgctgaacagggttggtggagaggtacaccgcactgacgttgtcgcagtagacaagagtgctccgggaaggagtgtggagctcgacaaggagctgccgaagccaggatgcctcggccacgccgttagcgacagcgcggtactccgcctcggcactggagcgggagaccaccggctgacgcttggacgaccaggacaccaggttgccgcccaaaaagacggcgtagccggaggtagagcgccgagtgtccggacacccggcccagtcagcgtcggtgtagacaacaagctcagtggagggagacctgtgaaggaggaggccgtagtccacagtgccccggaggtaacggagtaagcgcttcagagcagtgagatggggctcccggggatcatgcatgtgaaggcaaatctgctgaactgcataagtgatatctggcctggtgaaggtgaggtactgaagggccccagccagactccggtatgcagtagcatctgtcacaggagtgccggcggcctctgacaacttggcctgagtatcaactggagtggagcagggcttgcagtcagtcatcccagctcgctccaggatatcaagagtatactgccgctggtgaagaaagaggccggcctgacgaggctcaacagtgaccccaagaaaatgatggagcacacccaggtccttcatagcgaactcctgctgaagcgaggtgatgatccgccgtaggagggacggactggaggcagtgaggacaatgtcatcaacatagagcagtagataagcagtctcagctccatggtgataaatgaacagcgaagtatcggacttggcctccacaaagcccagcgtcaggaggtaggcagcaaacctcgaataccaagctcgaggggcctgcttgaggccataaagtgacttgttgagccggcagaccatatcaggccgagaagagtcaacaaaccccgctggctggctgcagtaaacagtctcagtcagagtgccgtgcaggaaggcgttcttgacgtcgagctgatgcacgggccaggagcgggagagagccagtgagagaacagtccggacagtagctggcttgaccaccggactgaacgtctcgtcgtagtcgacaccagggcgctgagtgaaaccccggagaacccagcgagccttgtaccgctcaagggtaccatcagcccgccgcttgtgagtccagatccacttgccggtgacgacgttggagccaggcggacggggcaccagatcccaagtctggttggcgaggagcgccgcgtactcctcttccatcgcgcggcgccagtgaggatccgacagggcgccgcggacggaggagggtacaggagaaacctgcggcgcgccgggcatcgctgaaagagcccggggctgcagggtaccagccgcaagtcgcgtcaccatagggtgaacgtgACGTGGGTGTCGGTGTAGGAAAGGCGGATGGTACAGCGacggcgcgacacgggcagtcggggccggtggaggtggtggtggtgtaggcgtcgccggcggagaagaggccaccggcgatgactgaggcggtgacggcggtggcggggccggctgcaggtccagGGGAGCCGGCCACGCccggcgctggtagacgcgtacgggctgcgcaaaccggacagcaggtgctgcgggcggtgccaccggtcccgcgcagggcgaaggggaagaagcagcaccagaggccggcaccgtcggacccgtgctgggcgcagggtcagggacagcaccggtggacgtcgagcccgaggagaaccacggcggagcagtacctgcaggacagaacggtagcggtggctggtccaccgggtcagtgggaaacagggaggagagatcagggtcggaggtggaaggaggtggggaggtggtggagtaagggaagacggactcgtcaaacaccacgtggcgagagatgaggacccgccgagaggagaggtcaaagcaacggtaccccttgtgatccggggagtacccgaggaagacacactgagtcaaacggggagccagcttatgaggagcggtggctgcggtgttaggataacacgcacacccgaagacccgaaggtgatcgtaaCGGGGGGATGTACCGaagagagcgtggtgtggagtgggagcggggcaggcaacagaaggtaggcggttaaggagataggtggaggtgtgaagactctcagcccaaaagggggcagggagagaagactggaacagaagagagcgcatggtgtcgttcgtggtacgaatcatgcgttcagccttaccgttctgggaggaggtatagggacatGACATGCGTAGGTGcacgccgtgagagaggaagaaggcacgggaggtggtgttatcaaactcgcggccgttgtcacattggacggccttgatggtgagaccgaactgagtggacacccaagcgaagaagtggagaagcGTGGGGAAagtatcagacttggcacgcaagggaaaagtccaagaataatgagagaaatcatcaaccacaatAAGATAGTACTTGTAGCCAGAAATGCTCAGAACAGGAGATGTCCATAGATCGCAATGTACAAGGACAAATacatgggtcgcatgtgaagaagaggtaggaaaaggaagtcgaacatgacggcccagttggcacgcctgacacagATGCTCATCATGAGCCCGAGTACATGGTATATCAAAACTACGACTAAGCTGTGTCAGGACAGCacggccaggatgaccaagacgccggtgccatgtagtggaagaagctgtgGCGGCAAAAGCggctgaagaagcggagggcgaagcggaagaagtggacgcaggaaatcggagggagtaaaggggcccggtgctgtcacatcggagaagaggtcgccgggtagccacatccttcacagtaagaccagaagagtcaaattcaacagaacaggaattgtcagtggtaaaacggcgaatagaaagaaggttgtgaaccatggagggagcaacaagaacatcagaaACCCGAAAAGAACCGGGAGTGTGAGCAGTACCCACGGAGCTGACAGGAAGACAAGAACCATTtgcgaccatgatggacgaAGGGTGGGAGGAAGGAGGGTGAACGGAAGAGAGTATACCAGGGTCGGGTGTAGTATGGAAGGTGGCACCCGAGTCGGCGATCCAGTCCTGACCGACTGGAGGAGTCAGGGCCATGGTGCCGAAGGAGCGTGCCAAGGCAGTCGGGTCCCATCCGACAGGCCTAGGCGAGgccccgggaggaggagcccacggcgacgcaaactgaggaggagcccacggcgacgcaaactgagcagctgggacagcgccagcgagcatggcggccGGTGGACGAGGCTCGCCTCCGGTGGCCTGGAAGGGCCACATAGAGATGCGCCCTGACCATGGGTGGGTAAAGGACGGCCAGGGAGAACCCCGTGGAAGCGTCGGTGTGCCCGCCGgtgtgcccccaccgcgccccccaccacgtcccccaccacggcgacggcggccaccacggccccccccacccccgctcggcccagggggaggaggaccaagaagggacgacggtggcgaagcggagggtcgtggcggtggagtcacagcaagagcggtcgaggaagacgcgGACCCCGACGCAGGAAGGGACCCAggctggatgccc
This window encodes:
- the LOC105914331 gene encoding GDSL esterase/lipase At5g62930 isoform X1, with protein sequence MMMPDSCPAASATVHPPVCPAGAAGGSQGLVRPRVVLFGDSITEQSFRPGGWGAALVDTYSRKADVVVRGYSGYNTRWALFLIDHIFPLVGIAPPLATTIFFGANDAALLGRTSERQHVPVSEYKENLKKIVNHLKDCSNSMVIILITPPPIDEEGRERFARSLYGENARKLPERTNEMAGVYAGQCIELAREMHIPCVNIWSKMQETEGWQTLFLSDGLHLTPEGNAIVHKEVVKTLRNAGLKAEEMPYDFPHHSKIDGSCPDKAFQ
- the LOC105914331 gene encoding GDSL esterase/lipase At5g62930 isoform X2, producing the protein MMMPDSCPAASATVHPPVCPAGAAGGSQGLVRPRVVLFGDSITEQSFRPGGWGAALVDTYSRKADVVVRGYSGYNTRWALFLIDHIFPLVGIAPPLATTIFFGANDAALLGRTSERQHVPVSEYKENLKKIVNHLKDCSNSMVIILITPPPIDEEGRERFARSLYGENARKLPERTNEMAGVYAGQCIELAREMHIPCVNIWSKMQETEGWQTLFLRT